The following are encoded together in the Lactuca sativa cultivar Salinas chromosome 1, Lsat_Salinas_v11, whole genome shotgun sequence genome:
- the LOC111887348 gene encoding delta-1-pyrroline-5-carboxylate dehydrogenase 12A1, mitochondrial, with the protein MSLLRLCKGINPNVSRKTASDYFSSLRFSRLIHSLGFTTLKAEEISGSQPAEVQNLVQGKWIKSANWNTIVDPLNGESFIKVSEVDESGIQPFVESLSKCPKHGMHNPFKSPERYLLYGDISAKAGHMLALPEVSDFFAKLIQRVAPKSYQQALGEVYVTGKFLENFSGDQVRFLARSFGVPGNHLGQQSHGFRWPYGPVAIITPFNFPLEIPLLQLMGALYMGNKPVLKVDSKVCIVMEQMLRLLHDCGMPLDDVDFINSDGKTMNKLLLEAKPRMTLFTGSSRIANKLADDLNGRIKLEDAGFDWKILGPDVHEVDYVSWVCDQDAYACSGQKCSAQSMLFMHENWSKTSLLRQLTDLAARRKLEDLTIGPVLTFTTEAMLDHMKKLLEIPGSKLLFGGEELQNHSIPSVYGAIKPTAVFVPIEQILKPEYYDLVTKEIFGPFQVITEYKDSQLPLVLDVLEKMHAHLTAAVVSNDPLFIQEVIGKTVNGTTYAGLRARTTGAPQNHWFGPAGDPRGAGIGTPEAIKLVWSCHREVIYDVGPVPHKWQIPPST; encoded by the exons ACTCATTCATTCACTGGGATTTACAACCTTGAAAGCTGAAGAGATTTCTGGTTCTCAGCCTGCTGAAGTACAAAACTTGG TCCAGGGCAAATGGATTAAATCTGCTAACTGGAATACAATCGTGGACCCCTTAAATGGAGAATCATTTATCAAAGTCTCAGAAGTAGATGAAAGTGGAATCCAG CCTTTTGTAGAGAGCTTGTCCAAGTGTCCAAAGCATGGCATGCACAACCCATTTAAATCCCCAGAAAG ATACCTTTTGTATGGGGACATATCTGCAAAAGCAGGCCATATGCTTGCCCTTCCTGAG GTTTCTGATTTCTTTGCTAAGTTAATACAGAGGGTTGCACCTAAGAGTTATCAGCAGGCTCTTGGTGAAGTTTATGTTACAGGGAAGTTTCTAGAGAACTTCTCTGGTGATCAG GTACGTTTCCTAGCAAGGTCCTTTGGAGTTCCTGGGAATCATCTTGGTCAACAAAGTCATGGTTTCCGCTGGCCTTATGGACCT GTGGCAATCATTACACCTTTTAATTTCCCTTTAGAGATTCCTCTACTCCAATTGATGGGTGCACTTTATATGGGCAACAAGCCTGTTCTTAAGGTTGATAGCAAG GTATGCATTGTTATGGAACAAATGCTTCGGTTACTCCATGACTGTGGGATGCCGTTGGATGATGTTGATTTCATCAATTCTGATGGAAAGACAATGAACAAGCTACTGCTAGAG GCGAAACCACGGATGACACTCTTCACTGGTAGCTCAAGAATAGCAAACAAGTTGGCTGATGACCTAAATGGTAGAATCAAGTTGGAAGATGCAGGATTTGACTGGAAAATCCTTGGCCCTGATGTTCATGAG GTGGATTATGTTTCATGGGTTTGTGATCAAGATGCATATGCATGCAGTGGTCAAAAGTGTTCAGCACAGTCGATGCTTTTCATGCATGAG AATTGGAGCAAAACATCACTCTTGCGTCAATTGACTGACCTTGCTGCAAGGAGGAAGCTTGAAGACTTGACCATTGGTCCAGTTCTTACT TTCACAACGGAAGCTATGCTAGATCACATGAAGAAATTGCTTGAGATTCCTGGATCAAAGTTACTGTTTGGTGGTGAAGAGTTGCAAAACCATTCTATTCCTTCCGTATATGGTGCTATAAAACCAACAGCTGTGTTTGTTCCTATCGAACAAATACTCAAGCCTGAATATTACGACCTCGTTACAAAAGAAATATTTGGACCATTTCAG GTTATCACAGAGTACAAAGACAGTCAACTCCCACTGGTGTTGGATGTCCTTGAAAAGATGCATGCACATTTAACAGCTGCTGTCGTTTCAAATGATCCATTGTTTATTCAG GAGGTGATTGGGAAAACAGTGAATGGAACCACTTATGCTGGACTTAGAGCAAGGACAACAGGGGCACCACAGAATCACTG GTTTGGGCCAGCTGGAGATCCAAGAGGAGCAGGGATAGGGACTCCTGAAGCTATAAAACTTGTGTGGTCGTGTCACAGAGAGGTCATATACGATGTTGGTCCGGTCCCACATAAATGGCAAATCCCACCCTCCACTTGA